A stretch of the Chlamydia pecorum E58 genome encodes the following:
- a CDS encoding protein arginine kinase, which translates to MTLPSDVLKSFVEMKSALPKGSPWPITTLSLCRNLSVAKFLPSLSKESKIELLELISSRFQEAEEEFFILPLKEMPLWQKEFLLEHFAFPYDLFGNHEAEALITNRSGDLLIVVNFQDHLILHAIDFYADPEKTLEKLVKLDIFLHDKLSFAFSSEFGFLTVDPQRCGTALQGRCFLHVPALMYSKELPTLLEPSTEISSSGLLPSSPADFSGNVVVLTNTCSLGLTEEQILSSLRIWASKLLVAEAAAKKRFSDENNGELKNHILRALGLLTHSCHLELQETLDALSWLQLGIELNWIKNPKNHAIEKQVLWEARRGHLALQEPENSRVLQKEHVMHLRAHKLKTLAEDFLPEEF; encoded by the coding sequence ATGACGCTTCCTAGTGATGTTCTGAAGAGCTTTGTAGAGATGAAGTCTGCTCTTCCTAAGGGCTCTCCCTGGCCTATAACAACGCTGTCCCTATGTCGGAACCTTTCTGTAGCAAAGTTTCTGCCAAGTTTATCTAAGGAGAGTAAGATAGAGCTCTTAGAGCTGATCTCATCACGCTTTCAGGAAGCTGAAGAAGAATTTTTCATTCTTCCTCTTAAGGAGATGCCACTATGGCAAAAGGAGTTTCTTCTTGAGCACTTTGCCTTTCCTTATGATCTTTTTGGAAACCATGAGGCTGAAGCTCTTATTACAAATCGTTCTGGAGATCTTCTTATTGTTGTGAACTTCCAAGATCACCTCATCCTCCATGCTATAGATTTCTATGCAGATCCTGAGAAAACCTTAGAAAAGCTCGTAAAACTAGATATTTTCCTTCATGACAAGCTTTCCTTTGCTTTTTCTTCGGAGTTTGGCTTCCTCACTGTAGATCCCCAGCGTTGTGGGACTGCCCTCCAGGGACGATGTTTTCTACACGTTCCTGCTCTCATGTACTCTAAGGAGCTCCCCACGCTGTTAGAGCCCTCTACGGAAATCTCCTCTTCAGGCCTCCTTCCCTCTTCACCTGCGGACTTTTCTGGGAATGTTGTCGTACTTACCAATACGTGCTCTTTAGGGCTTACTGAAGAGCAGATCTTATCTTCCTTAAGGATTTGGGCATCTAAACTCCTTGTTGCTGAAGCTGCCGCAAAAAAGCGCTTTAGCGATGAAAACAACGGTGAGTTGAAAAACCATATCTTACGTGCTTTAGGTCTCCTTACACATTCTTGCCATTTGGAACTTCAGGAAACTCTAGATGCTCTGAGCTGGCTACAGCTTGGTATAGAGCTAAACTGGATCAAAAATCCCAAAAATCATGCGATAGAGAAGCAGGTTTTATGGGAGGCTCGTAGGGGACATCTTGCCTTGCAGGAGCCAGAAAACTCCCGAGTTCTTCAAAAAGAACATGTCATGCACCTGCGAGCGCACAAACTGAAGACTCTTGCTGAAGATTTCCTTCCTGAAGAGTTTTAA
- a CDS encoding DUF5398 family protein, which translates to MFNMENSAAKEEKQSPTLFDLEKDMQDLGKAQEIKASVQDKVQKLNAALREGAHKESFEKQQALLAGYLALQKVLGRMNRKMM; encoded by the coding sequence ATGTTTAATATGGAAAATTCTGCAGCTAAAGAGGAAAAACAATCTCCTACGCTGTTTGATTTAGAAAAAGATATGCAAGATTTGGGCAAAGCTCAAGAAATCAAAGCTAGCGTACAGGATAAAGTGCAGAAATTAAATGCTGCATTACGAGAGGGTGCTCATAAGGAGTCTTTTGAAAAGCAGCAAGCCCTGCTCGCGGGATATCTCGCCTTACAGAAAGTTCTTGGGCGGATGAACCGTAAAATGATGTAA
- a CDS encoding DUF5421 family protein: MELNRTSEYSCKTENHLPQRREDALGPQDSREVKVFSLEGSQQSSRQEKSASSSSSSKTQAREGRSEDGKRIEEKSSAVASKEEDSAAEEEEGAKFFVNEQVAAGIALFDLPSVAVQEVQSMSSTVAVASVDLSWVGEVILSTVSSMTISELEGQQMVELVLEATHQIPEVFVGANLTLMQSGEELSVNISNFQDPSQAVQAAQLVSNNAEQLSSLVSALYARNLRLAEFVVGSQVVQLPRQEEIQTPLHMIASAIRYNEDKEQEREGQNQQQQEQQESPYKIEEARL, encoded by the coding sequence ATGGAATTGAATAGAACTTCAGAGTACAGTTGCAAAACAGAAAATCATCTACCACAGCGCAGAGAAGATGCCTTAGGACCTCAAGATAGTCGTGAAGTTAAGGTGTTTTCCTTAGAGGGCAGCCAGCAATCATCGCGTCAGGAGAAGAGTGCTTCTTCATCTTCTTCTTCGAAAACGCAAGCACGCGAGGGGCGTAGTGAGGATGGCAAACGCATAGAGGAAAAAAGCTCTGCTGTAGCTTCTAAAGAAGAGGATAGTGCGGCAGAAGAAGAAGAAGGAGCAAAATTCTTCGTCAATGAACAAGTTGCTGCTGGCATTGCTCTTTTTGATCTTCCTAGCGTTGCGGTTCAGGAAGTACAATCCATGTCTTCAACAGTAGCTGTAGCCTCTGTAGATTTAAGCTGGGTAGGAGAGGTGATTTTATCTACAGTAAGTTCTATGACGATCTCTGAGTTGGAAGGACAGCAGATGGTAGAGCTTGTTTTAGAAGCAACACATCAAATTCCTGAAGTTTTTGTAGGTGCAAATTTGACTTTAATGCAATCTGGAGAAGAGCTTTCTGTGAACATTTCGAATTTCCAGGATCCTTCTCAAGCCGTGCAAGCAGCGCAGTTGGTCTCAAATAATGCAGAGCAGCTCTCGAGTTTGGTAAGCGCTTTATATGCTCGTAACTTGCGCTTGGCAGAGTTTGTCGTAGGATCTCAAGTGGTGCAGTTGCCTCGACAAGAGGAAATTCAGACCCCATTGCATATGATTGCTTCTGCAATTCGTTATAATGAGGATAAGGAGCAAGAGCGTGAGGGACAAAATCAACAGCAACAAGAGCAACAGGAATCTCCTTATAAAATAGAAGAAGCGCGATTGTAA
- the sctN gene encoding type III secretion system ATPase SctN: MDQLTTDFDCLMARLGDVNLTTVVGRIIEVVGMLIKAVVPNVRVGEVCLVKRHGLEPLVTEVVGFTQNFAFLSPLGELTGVSPASEVVPTGLPLHIRAGDGLLGRVLNGLGEPIDTEFKGPLVNVDETYPIFCPPPDPLHREKLRTILSTGVRCIDGMLTVARGQRIGIFAGAGVGKSSLLGMIARNAEEADINVIALIGERGREVREFIEGDLGEEGMKRSVIVVSTSDQSSQLRLNAAYVGTAIAEYFRNQGKTVVLMMDSVTRFARALREVGLAAGEPPARAGYTPSVFSTLPRLLERSGASDKGTITAFYTVLVAGDDMNEPVADEVKSILDGHIVLSNALAQAYHYPAIDVLASISRLLTAIVPEEQRRIIGKAREVLAKYKANEMLIRIGEYRRGSDREVDFAIDHIDKLNRFLKQDIHEKTNYEEAAQQLRAIFR, from the coding sequence ATGGATCAGTTAACAACAGACTTCGACTGTTTGATGGCGCGGCTAGGCGATGTCAATCTTACGACTGTAGTGGGACGTATTATTGAAGTCGTGGGGATGCTAATCAAAGCTGTCGTTCCCAACGTGCGCGTTGGGGAAGTCTGTTTAGTAAAGCGTCATGGGCTAGAGCCCTTAGTTACAGAAGTTGTTGGCTTTACGCAAAACTTTGCGTTTCTTTCTCCTTTAGGAGAACTCACGGGCGTGAGCCCTGCTTCTGAGGTGGTTCCCACAGGACTTCCCTTACACATCCGTGCTGGAGATGGGCTATTAGGACGTGTGTTAAATGGGCTTGGAGAACCTATAGATACAGAATTTAAAGGTCCTCTAGTGAATGTGGATGAGACCTATCCTATTTTCTGCCCCCCTCCAGATCCTTTACACCGGGAAAAATTACGAACGATCTTATCTACGGGAGTGCGTTGTATTGATGGGATGCTTACTGTAGCGCGGGGACAGCGTATAGGGATTTTCGCAGGTGCGGGTGTAGGAAAATCTTCTCTCTTAGGGATGATCGCAAGAAATGCAGAAGAAGCTGATATCAATGTTATTGCTTTGATCGGTGAGCGGGGACGTGAGGTCCGTGAATTTATCGAGGGGGATCTCGGAGAAGAAGGCATGAAGCGCTCTGTGATTGTCGTGTCTACTTCGGATCAATCTTCGCAATTGCGGTTGAACGCAGCATATGTTGGTACTGCAATAGCAGAATATTTCCGTAATCAGGGAAAAACTGTCGTGTTAATGATGGACTCTGTCACGCGATTTGCCAGAGCTTTACGGGAAGTTGGTTTAGCTGCGGGAGAGCCTCCAGCAAGAGCGGGATATACGCCATCAGTATTTTCCACTTTACCAAGATTGCTTGAGCGTTCAGGAGCGTCTGACAAAGGCACGATTACGGCATTTTATACTGTCCTTGTTGCAGGAGATGATATGAACGAGCCTGTTGCGGACGAGGTAAAATCTATTTTAGATGGACATATTGTTCTTTCCAACGCATTGGCACAGGCATACCACTATCCTGCGATCGATGTGTTGGCTTCCATAAGCCGATTGCTTACGGCGATTGTTCCTGAAGAACAGCGCCGCATCATAGGAAAAGCTCGTGAGGTGTTGGCGAAGTACAAAGCGAATGAGATGTTAATTCGGATTGGGGAATACCGACGTGGTTCGGATCGCGAAGTGGACTTTGCAATAGATCATATTGACAAGCTGAATCGCTTTTTGAAGCAAGATATTCATGAAAAGACCAATTACGAGGAAGCAGCGCAGCAGCTGCGGGCGATTTTCCGTTAA
- the frr gene encoding ribosome recycling factor has product MSTLRDAETKMASTLEFFQKEIKTFRTGKAHPALVETVTVDVYGTTMRLSDISSISVADARQLVVSPYDANNASAIAKGILAANLNLQPEVEGAIIRIRVPEPTAELRQDIIKQLRRKCEEAKIQIRNIRRETNDKVKKDSTLTEDAVKGAEKKVQELTDKFCKQIDEIAKQKEIDIASL; this is encoded by the coding sequence ATGTCGACATTGCGTGATGCTGAAACAAAAATGGCCTCTACACTTGAGTTTTTTCAAAAAGAGATTAAAACTTTTAGAACTGGGAAGGCTCATCCTGCGTTGGTAGAAACCGTAACTGTAGATGTTTACGGGACTACAATGCGTTTATCGGATATTTCTTCAATTTCTGTTGCTGATGCGCGACAATTGGTGGTTTCTCCTTATGATGCAAATAATGCTTCAGCTATTGCTAAGGGCATTCTTGCTGCGAATTTAAATCTTCAACCTGAAGTTGAGGGTGCGATAATTCGTATTAGAGTCCCGGAGCCAACAGCGGAGCTTAGGCAAGATATTATTAAACAGCTTCGTCGTAAGTGTGAGGAGGCGAAAATACAAATTCGCAATATCCGCAGAGAAACGAACGACAAAGTAAAGAAAGATTCAACCCTTACAGAAGATGCTGTGAAGGGTGCTGAGAAGAAAGTTCAAGAGCTTACGGATAAGTTTTGTAAGCAAATTGATGAGATAGCAAAACAAAAAGAAATTGATATAGCTTCTTTATAA
- the sctQ gene encoding type III secretion system cytoplasmic ring protein SctQ: MAVAAEPSASWIKHRNDFLCSLERPEERFAIPRFPKEACQQKLKEKFHLEDVEITINYRGPLAAAQAASEYGARVFIQPMLVQPWEHGEMFFLTSEEELQRLMVAVFNDSSLASYFYEKDRLLGFHYYFSAEVCKLFEELGWVPSLAAKLTGEASFSAREIQGTVQVIEISCYLDAHLFRFQLLFPEATYHSCQKFFSGMQQEFDVHSIDQTRLLSLSVEVGYCHLTQEEWKQVVMGSFILLDSCLYDPDTAESGAMLSIHKQQFFGGRFLDPKSGDFKITSYPNVQPEDAPLPEDHEAPAAPLPGHCKLVAEVARYGLAVDEFLKLAPGSILNLGVHPSRGVDIILDGAKVGRGEILALGDVLGIRVLEV, translated from the coding sequence ATGGCAGTGGCTGCGGAACCCAGCGCAAGCTGGATAAAACATCGCAATGACTTTCTTTGTTCTTTAGAGCGTCCAGAAGAGCGCTTTGCAATTCCTAGATTTCCCAAGGAAGCGTGTCAGCAAAAACTCAAAGAAAAATTTCATTTGGAAGATGTCGAGATTACCATAAATTACCGAGGTCCTTTAGCTGCGGCTCAGGCGGCCTCGGAATATGGTGCACGTGTGTTTATCCAGCCTATGTTGGTGCAACCCTGGGAACATGGAGAGATGTTTTTTTTGACATCAGAAGAAGAGCTCCAAAGGCTTATGGTTGCGGTGTTTAATGACTCCAGCTTGGCATCATATTTTTATGAAAAAGATCGGCTTTTAGGATTCCATTATTATTTTTCTGCAGAGGTATGTAAGCTATTTGAGGAGTTGGGATGGGTTCCTTCTCTTGCGGCAAAGCTCACAGGAGAAGCGAGCTTTTCCGCAAGGGAAATCCAAGGCACGGTCCAGGTTATAGAGATTTCTTGCTATTTAGATGCACATCTTTTTCGTTTTCAGTTACTCTTTCCTGAAGCAACGTATCATAGTTGTCAGAAATTTTTCTCTGGGATGCAGCAAGAGTTTGATGTGCATAGTATAGACCAAACTCGTTTGCTTTCTCTTTCTGTAGAGGTGGGCTATTGTCATCTTACCCAGGAAGAGTGGAAACAGGTAGTTATGGGATCGTTTATTCTTTTAGATAGCTGTTTGTATGACCCTGATACGGCAGAGAGCGGAGCGATGCTTTCTATACACAAACAGCAGTTTTTCGGGGGACGCTTCTTAGACCCAAAATCTGGAGATTTTAAGATTACAAGTTACCCTAATGTACAGCCTGAAGATGCTCCTCTTCCAGAGGACCACGAGGCTCCCGCAGCTCCCCTTCCAGGACATTGTAAGCTTGTTGCTGAAGTTGCAAGGTATGGACTTGCTGTGGATGAGTTTTTGAAGCTCGCTCCAGGGAGCATTTTGAACTTGGGAGTGCATCCTTCTCGAGGTGTAGATATTATCCTTGATGGCGCAAAGGTTGGCAGGGGGGAGATCCTTGCCTTGGGGGATGTTTTGGGTATTCGAGTGTTGGAGGTCTAA
- the cdsF gene encoding type III secretion system protein CdsF — MTTTGSSCSAFNFNEMLNGVCKYVQGVQQYLTELETSTQGTVDLGTMFNLQFRMQILSQYMESVSNILTAVNTEMITMARAVKGS, encoded by the coding sequence ATGACTACTACGGGAAGCAGTTGTTCCGCATTTAACTTTAATGAGATGCTCAACGGCGTATGTAAATACGTTCAAGGAGTACAGCAATATTTAACAGAGCTCGAGACGTCAACGCAAGGAACTGTTGACTTAGGAACTATGTTTAACTTGCAATTTCGCATGCAGATTTTGTCCCAGTATATGGAATCTGTTTCGAACATCTTGACTGCCGTGAATACGGAAATGATCACGATGGCAAGAGCAGTGAAAGGAAGTTAA
- a CDS encoding secretin N-terminal domain-containing protein, protein MKIVTSNIGRKIFQVISKNKKKIGIFGALLFLDMTLLSVNSQASSHTSAGEPLLQESLHKEKLLSACPKNTVKTSSRRASQPQGEKASKVVKAPSYQVRNVKKPGVTTSFPKSTQGPREQKVLQEGGQTLSPLRREMGSSKKPSQEASEEQKKEKKFWEDKQNYARKAVNAINLSIKKQIEESQKVSNSNKDPQIHVDADASVHSPKKLESPAFVEKISSPQHHQDSEKESKVLDVLKTRELTCEDLKDNGYTVNFEDISVLELLQFVSKISGTNFVFDSNDLQFNVTIVSHDPTSVDDLSTILLQVLKMHDLKVVEQGNNVLIYRNPHISKLSTVVTDGTTKDTCEAVVVTRVFRLYSVSPSAAVTIVQPLLSHDAIVSASDSTRHLIVSDIAGNVEKVGELLSALDGPGTSIDMAEYDVQYANPAALVSYCQDVLGAVAEEEAFQIFVQPGTNKIFIVSSPRLTGKAKQLLKSLDVPEMAHTLDDVSSPSLALGGSGVASPKRLRFFMYKLKYQNGAAIAQAIQDIGYNLYVTTAMDEDFINTLNSVQWLDVNNSIVVVGNQANVDRVVSLLNGLDLPPKQVYIEVLILDTSLEKSWDFGVQWVALGNEQSKVAYASGLLSNSVISNTAKATVPPGVPTPGSLSLPTPAQMTGFSDMMSSSSAFGLGIIGNVISHKGKSFLTLGGLLSALDQDGDTIIVLNPRIMAQDTQQASFFVGQNIPYQTTSTIIQETGSVTQNIEYEDIGVNLVVTSTVAPNNVVTLQIEQTISELHSAQGTLTPVTDKTYAATRMQVPDGCFLVMSGHIRDKTTKIVSGVPLLNSIPLIRGLFSRTIDQRQKRNIMMFIKPKVISSFEEGSDLTNKEGYRYNWEAEAGSMQVAPRPAPECQRPPRLQEENDFKILEMEAE, encoded by the coding sequence GTGAAAATTGTGACATCGAATATTGGCAGAAAGATTTTTCAGGTCATCAGTAAGAATAAGAAAAAAATCGGAATATTTGGTGCTTTACTTTTCTTAGATATGACTTTGCTTAGTGTGAATTCCCAGGCATCGTCGCATACTTCTGCTGGAGAGCCTTTGCTGCAAGAAAGCCTTCATAAGGAGAAGCTTCTTTCTGCCTGTCCTAAGAATACAGTGAAAACTTCCTCTAGGAGGGCTTCCCAACCACAGGGGGAAAAAGCTTCTAAGGTAGTCAAGGCACCCTCTTATCAGGTGAGGAATGTCAAAAAGCCCGGAGTGACGACGTCATTTCCTAAGTCGACGCAAGGCCCTAGAGAACAGAAGGTTCTGCAAGAAGGAGGCCAGACGCTCTCCCCACTAAGAAGGGAAATGGGGTCTTCAAAGAAACCTTCCCAAGAAGCTTCGGAAGAGCAAAAAAAAGAAAAAAAGTTCTGGGAAGACAAGCAAAATTATGCTCGTAAAGCAGTAAATGCGATTAATCTTAGCATAAAAAAACAAATCGAAGAAAGCCAAAAGGTTTCCAATTCTAATAAGGATCCGCAGATTCATGTAGATGCAGATGCTTCTGTACATTCTCCAAAAAAGTTAGAGTCTCCAGCTTTTGTAGAAAAAATCTCCTCGCCTCAACATCATCAAGATAGTGAGAAGGAATCTAAAGTTTTAGATGTATTAAAAACACGAGAGCTGACTTGTGAAGATCTCAAAGATAATGGCTACACTGTAAATTTCGAAGATATTTCCGTTTTGGAGCTGCTGCAGTTCGTAAGTAAGATCTCCGGAACGAATTTTGTCTTTGATAGTAATGATCTGCAGTTTAATGTTACCATTGTTTCCCACGATCCGACCTCTGTGGATGACCTCTCGACGATCTTGCTTCAAGTATTGAAGATGCATGATCTTAAAGTTGTTGAGCAGGGAAACAACGTCTTGATTTATCGCAACCCGCATATATCCAAACTTTCCACAGTAGTTACCGATGGAACTACTAAAGATACCTGTGAAGCTGTTGTGGTTACTCGGGTTTTTCGCCTTTATAGTGTGAGCCCTTCTGCAGCAGTAACTATTGTTCAACCGTTGCTCTCCCATGATGCTATTGTAAGCGCTTCAGATTCCACAAGGCACCTTATCGTTTCTGATATCGCAGGAAATGTTGAAAAGGTCGGAGAGTTGTTAAGTGCTTTAGACGGGCCTGGGACTTCTATAGACATGGCAGAGTATGATGTGCAGTATGCGAATCCTGCAGCGCTAGTGAGCTATTGCCAAGATGTCTTAGGAGCTGTCGCAGAAGAAGAGGCTTTTCAAATTTTTGTTCAGCCAGGAACGAATAAAATTTTTATAGTTTCTTCTCCACGGCTTACAGGGAAAGCTAAGCAGCTGTTAAAGTCTCTGGATGTTCCTGAGATGGCACATACTCTCGATGATGTTTCGAGTCCCTCTTTAGCTTTGGGGGGATCAGGAGTAGCTAGCCCCAAGCGTTTGCGTTTCTTCATGTATAAATTAAAATATCAAAATGGTGCAGCAATAGCTCAAGCCATTCAAGATATTGGCTATAATTTATATGTTACCACAGCAATGGATGAAGATTTTATCAACACGCTAAATAGCGTCCAGTGGCTAGATGTAAATAACTCCATAGTGGTTGTAGGAAATCAAGCTAATGTGGACAGAGTTGTTAGCCTGCTTAACGGTTTGGATTTGCCTCCAAAGCAGGTGTATATAGAGGTGTTGATCTTAGATACTAGCTTGGAAAAATCCTGGGATTTTGGTGTACAATGGGTAGCGCTAGGCAATGAGCAAAGTAAGGTTGCCTATGCTTCAGGGTTATTGAGTAACTCAGTAATATCAAACACAGCTAAGGCTACAGTTCCTCCGGGAGTTCCTACACCAGGATCTTTGTCCTTACCGACTCCAGCGCAGATGACAGGATTTTCAGATATGATGTCGTCATCGTCAGCTTTTGGCTTAGGGATCATTGGAAATGTCATTAGCCATAAGGGAAAATCTTTCCTAACTTTAGGAGGCTTACTTAGCGCTTTAGATCAAGATGGCGATACGATCATAGTCCTCAATCCTAGAATCATGGCTCAGGATACCCAGCAGGCATCGTTTTTCGTTGGGCAGAACATCCCTTATCAAACGACAAGCACGATTATTCAAGAAACAGGATCTGTAACGCAAAATATCGAATATGAAGATATCGGCGTGAATCTTGTCGTGACCTCCACGGTAGCACCAAATAACGTCGTGACATTGCAAATAGAACAGACGATCTCGGAATTGCACTCTGCTCAAGGGACTCTGACTCCCGTTACAGACAAGACATACGCAGCAACAAGAATGCAAGTTCCTGATGGGTGTTTCCTTGTAATGAGTGGCCACATTCGTGATAAGACAACAAAAATTGTTTCTGGAGTGCCTCTTTTGAATTCTATTCCTTTAATACGGGGACTGTTTAGTAGAACTATAGACCAAAGGCAAAAACGCAATATTATGATGTTTATCAAGCCTAAGGTGATTAGCAGTTTCGAAGAGGGCTCAGATCTTACAAACAAAGAGGGCTATAGATATAACTGGGAAGCAGAAGCGGGATCTATGCAAGTTGCCCCGCGTCCTGCTCCTGAATGTCAACGACCTCCACGGCTCCAAGAAGAAAATGATTTTAAAATACTGGAAATGGAAGCCGAATGA
- a CDS encoding serine/threonine protein kinase translates to MDCRANADPETLSVGGYPQKKILSRKEGSTVYQSEHPESLQPVVVKVLSPPYVFDSRRVEGFLREIHILRQASHPNIVTFYNYGKWGNHLYVAMEYIEGITLRHYILSQCIPLTRAIDILIEILKAVDYLHSQGVIHKDIKPENILLSLRGQVKLIDFGLAAWGVEEISGRSAVLGTPYYMSPELRQGEPFSEASDVYALGLLAYELILGNLSFGKVHLSLIPAKIGRILAKALQPSTKARYSSAKEFLQDLQDYRLSEDITQDFRKKDYAINVGEQLREQGVWLAPQELSFPSFVAGSLYQLGYSSHPYAYYDAFFIDEVFHLWLGYSTTSNATLALSALKSLVAQQDPELPPIERVRKINEQLKHMQIPIDEAGVSIVCVTMFPNADVFSWIACGQTVFWLKTRGISRNYKTSSPGLGKINSLQIQESKVAWEIGDEAILRTLHAEDSNALSFAELQDRRQTAIFCPIEHVRYGTPGNVNESSSPSTLISLKRIR, encoded by the coding sequence ATGGATTGTCGTGCCAATGCTGATCCGGAGACTTTATCCGTAGGTGGGTATCCACAAAAAAAGATTCTTAGTCGTAAAGAGGGGAGCACAGTTTATCAAAGTGAGCATCCTGAGTCGCTACAGCCTGTCGTGGTGAAGGTGCTTTCTCCACCTTATGTTTTTGATTCCCGTCGTGTGGAGGGTTTCCTTAGAGAAATCCATATTCTCCGTCAGGCGTCACATCCGAATATTGTAACGTTTTATAACTATGGCAAATGGGGGAACCATTTGTATGTTGCTATGGAGTATATCGAAGGGATTACATTGCGACATTACATCCTCTCCCAATGTATTCCCTTAACCCGCGCTATAGATATTCTTATTGAGATTCTTAAGGCTGTAGATTACCTCCACAGTCAGGGAGTAATCCATAAGGATATCAAGCCTGAAAACATCTTGCTGTCTTTGCGAGGGCAGGTCAAACTTATAGACTTTGGTTTGGCAGCTTGGGGAGTAGAAGAAATCTCCGGGCGCTCTGCAGTGTTGGGGACACCTTATTATATGAGCCCCGAGTTGCGGCAGGGAGAACCTTTTTCTGAAGCTTCTGATGTCTATGCCTTGGGATTATTAGCATATGAGCTGATCTTGGGGAACCTTTCTTTTGGGAAGGTACATCTTTCTCTTATTCCTGCGAAAATTGGAAGGATTCTTGCGAAAGCGTTACAGCCTTCTACAAAAGCTCGTTACAGCTCTGCGAAAGAATTTTTGCAAGATTTGCAAGACTACCGTCTTTCTGAAGATATAACGCAAGATTTTCGTAAGAAAGATTATGCAATCAATGTAGGAGAGCAGTTGCGAGAACAAGGTGTCTGGCTTGCACCGCAAGAATTGAGTTTCCCTTCGTTTGTGGCGGGGAGCCTGTATCAGCTAGGATACTCTTCACATCCCTATGCGTATTATGATGCGTTTTTCATTGATGAGGTGTTTCATTTGTGGTTAGGGTATAGTACCACGAGCAATGCTACCTTGGCTTTGTCGGCGTTAAAGAGTTTAGTAGCGCAGCAGGATCCTGAGCTCCCCCCGATAGAGAGAGTACGCAAGATCAATGAACAGCTAAAGCACATGCAAATTCCTATAGATGAAGCTGGCGTGAGTATCGTTTGTGTTACCATGTTTCCAAATGCGGATGTATTTTCGTGGATCGCTTGTGGCCAAACAGTTTTTTGGCTAAAAACACGTGGGATTTCCCGAAACTATAAAACTTCTTCTCCAGGATTAGGGAAAATTAATTCTTTACAAATTCAGGAAAGCAAGGTTGCATGGGAAATAGGTGATGAGGCGATCTTGCGCACATTACACGCAGAAGATTCAAACGCATTGTCATTCGCAGAGTTGCAAGATAGAAGGCAAACAGCTATATTCTGCCCTATAGAGCATGTGCGCTATGGGACTCCAGGAAATGTCAACGAAAGCTCTTCTCCTTCAACGCTTATTAGCTTAAAAAGAATCCGGTGA
- a CDS encoding UvrB/UvrC motif-containing protein — protein sequence MGLPASACCYQCQNPATICYTEVSRDKLIRVYVCADCPNPNPYYNPEESFEISATGFPIILTCGNCNMTWSSRKDALLGCHQCYTNFKSLLVSKLQQLKAVSSSCSLDKSRGCLHVGRAPGEESKTNPLLKLIALNEALQDTLKREDYEQAAILRDQINTLKKQEDSHDAS from the coding sequence ATGGGACTTCCTGCATCAGCGTGTTGTTATCAGTGTCAGAATCCCGCGACAATATGCTATACGGAAGTTTCTAGGGACAAGCTGATACGTGTGTATGTCTGTGCGGATTGCCCCAACCCGAATCCGTATTATAACCCTGAGGAGAGTTTTGAGATTTCTGCTACAGGTTTTCCCATTATTTTAACGTGTGGGAACTGCAACATGACGTGGAGCTCCCGAAAGGATGCTCTGTTAGGATGTCACCAGTGCTATACGAACTTTAAAAGTTTACTGGTTTCCAAGCTGCAGCAGCTTAAAGCAGTATCGTCATCATGTTCTTTAGATAAGTCTCGGGGGTGTTTGCATGTGGGTCGTGCACCGGGCGAAGAGAGCAAAACAAATCCCCTTCTAAAGCTGATAGCGTTGAACGAAGCACTTCAAGATACGTTGAAACGTGAGGATTATGAGCAAGCTGCTATCCTCCGAGATCAAATTAACACCTTGAAAAAACAAGAAGATTCCCATGACGCTTCCTAG